One window of the Perca fluviatilis chromosome 5, GENO_Pfluv_1.0, whole genome shotgun sequence genome contains the following:
- the si:dkey-178k16.1 gene encoding band 4.1-like protein 1 isoform X1 — protein MTTETALAGELNSAMEGDAMRTNQVPEDQGDMDDSSEKTPSKASKSPQKSSKRPKTVPVKITLLDGSDYEAGVEKFARGQTLLDMVCGHLNLLERDYFGLTFQDTDNSKHWLDPSKEIKKQIRVGSWIFGFSVKFYPPDPSVLIEDITRYYLCLQLRDDILSGRLPCSFVTHALLGSYTVQAELGDYEPDEHGPDYVNDFRFAPNQTRELEERVMELHRNYRGMSPADAEVNFLENAKKLSMYGVDLHHAKDSEGIDIMLGVSANGLLIYRDRLRINRFAWPKILKISYKRSNFYIKIRPGEYEQFESTIGFKLPNHRASKRLWKVCIEHHTFFRLVSPEPPPKGFLVIGSKFRYSGRTQAQTRQASALIDRPAPQFERSVSKRYMLPRSIDGASALGYSMDQLSQRSSSERTQFMSREDLDQEGSLDLDHDQYHIQDQDQDQYTDQELDGQDQDQVQKHTWGAHISTPTRTLELKGEEEGSPVDSKPEDLATPRPKQETQFLDKPEDVLQKHQASINELKRALRQPNSKMAQREKRLSSATPPGGTPERKPDTPPTPAIHEEPFNEASREPWERRLGSVSEDDQDHEILYLKETHLGIERKCSSITVSSTSSLEAEVDFTVLTDLHTGMEEFSRGMTELGERGVSPDVGLCFGMDFLQQQGPSEPPPPLVSAPLSRGASSSPPAKHTQAEDVRAEVKRSDVQPVVPKKPKRSVPVSSSVDREQSHREAGRVSAVTPLSREASDVMPTPTVRKTDVRTETQPNGSEVTTTIVEFTDQDHGITGLSEVSYSTRQSVSPVHMSSLAREASGSPILVTENVTSATTHVTKTVKGGYSETRIEKRIIITGDDDVDQEQALAIAIQEAKQQHPDMQVTKAVVVRETESSTEDRHGASES, from the exons ATGACAACAGAGACGGCTTTGGCTGGGGAATTGAATAGCGCAATGGAGGGTGACGCCATGAGAACCAATCAG GTTCCTGAGGACCAGGGGGACATGGATGATAGCTCAGAGAAGACCCCCAGCAAAGCCTCCAAATCCCCCCAGAAAAGCAGCAAGCGGCCCAAGACCGTCCCTGTCAAAATCACTCTACTTGACGGCTCGGACTATGAGGCTGGAGTCGAG aaattTGCCAGGGGCCAGACCCTGCTGGACATGGTGTGTGGCCATCTGAACCTGCTGGAAAGGGACTACTTTGGCCTGACTTTCCAGGACACTGACAACTCCAAG CATTGGTTGGATCCTTCCAAAGAGATTAAGAAGCAAATTCGGG TTGGTTCCTGGATATTTGGATTTTCTGTCAAGTTCTACCCTCCAGACCCGTCTGTGCTCATTGAAGACATCACCAG GTACTACCTGTGCCTGCAGCTGAGGGACGACATCCTGTCTGGTCGTCTGCCCTGCTCGTTTGTCACCCATGCCCTTCTGGGCTCCTACACCGTTCAGGCCGAACTGGGAGACTACGAGCCAGACGAACACGGCCCAGACTACGTCAACGACTTCCGCTTTGCACCCAACCAGACACGTGAACTGGAGGAGAGAGTGATGGAGCTGCATCGTAACTACAG GGGAATGAGTCCAGCAGATGCAGAGGTGAACTTTCTAGAAAATGCCAAGAAGCTTTCAATGTATGGAGTGGACCTGCATCATGCAAAG GATTCAGAAGGAATTGACATAATGCTTGGTGTGAGCGCCAACGGTCTGCTAATCTACAGAGACCGTCTAAGGATTAACCGGTTCGCCTGGCCAAAAATCCTCAAGATCTCCTATAAGAGAAGTAACTTCTACATCAAGATCCGTCCCGGAGAG TATGAACAGTTTGAGAGCACCATAGGCTTCAAGCTGCCCAACCATCGGGCCTCGAAGCGATTGTGGAAGGTCTGCATTGAGCACCACACCTTCTTCAG GTTGGTTTCCCCAGAGCCGCCTCCCAAGGGCTTCCTGGTGATTGGCTCCAAGTTCCGCTACAGCGGGCGGACCCAAGCCCAGACCAGACAGGCCAGTGCTTTGATTGACAGGCCTGCTCCACAGTTTGAGCGGTCCGTTAGCAAGAGGTACATGCTGCCCCGAAGCATTGATGGAG CCTCAGCTCTAGGCTACAGTATGGACCAGCTGTCCCAGCGAAGCTCCAGTGAACGCACACAGTTCATGTCCAGAGAAGACCTGGACCAGGAGGGCAGCCTGGACCTGGACCACGATCAATACCACATTCAGGACCAAGACCAGGACCAGTACACAGATCAGGAGCTTGATGGTCAGGATCAAGATCAAGTTCAGAAGCATACTTGGGGTGCCCACATATCAACACCCACCAGGACTTTGGAGCTCAAG GGTGAGGAGGAAGGCTCCCCTGTAGACTCAAAACCAGAG GATCTGGCTACTCCTCGGCCCAAACAGGAG ACACAGTTTTTGGATAAGCCAGAAGATGTTCTACAAAAGCACCAGGCCAGCATCAATGAGCTGAAGAGGGCTTTGAGGCAGCCCAACAGCAAGATGGCCCAGAGGGAGAAACGCCTCTCCTCAGCTACTCCTCCTGGAGGAACCCCCGAGCGGAAACCA gacacacctccaacacctgctatTCATGAGGAACCTTTCAACGAAGCTTCA agGGAACCGTGGGAGAGACGTCTAGGCTCCGTCTCCGAGGACGACCAGGACCACGAGATCCTGTACCTGAAGGAGACCCACCTGGGCATCGAGCGCAAATGTTCCAGCATCACGGTCAGCTCTACGTCCAGCTTGGAGGCCGAAGTAGATTTCACCGTCCTCACGGACCTGCATACGGGCATGGAGGAGTTCTCCAGGGGCATGACAGAGCTGGGGGAGAGGGGTGTGTCACCTGATGTGGGTCTGTGCTTTGGCATGGACTTTCTCCAGCAGCAGGGTCCCTCTGAACCCCCTCCTCCACTGGTGTCAGCCCCTCTGTCCAGAGGAGCTAGCAGCAGCCCTCCTGCCAAACATACTCAGGCTGAAGACGTCCGAGCAGAGGTCAAACGGTCAGATGTGCAG CCTGTAGTGCCCAAAAAACCGAAGAGGTCCGTGCCGGTGTCGTCGTCAGTGGACAGAGAGCAGTCGCACAGAGAAGCCGGTCGCGTCTCCGCCGTCACACCGCTGAGCAGGGAGGCCAGTGATGTCATGCCCACACCGACGGTGAGGAAGACGGACGTCAGGACTGAGACTCAGCCCAACGGGTCAGAGGTTACCACCACCATCGTGGAGTTCACCGATCAG GATCACGGTATCACTGGTCTGAGTGAAGTTTCTTACTCTACAAGGCAGAGTGTTTCCCCT GTGCATATGAGCAGTCTTGCAAGAGAGGCGTCAGGGTCGCCCATcctcgttactgagaatgttaCCTCGGCAACCACTCACGTCACCAAG ACGGTGAAAGGAGGATATTCAGAGACCAGGATCGAGAAGAGGATCATAATCACAGGAGACGATGATGTCGATCAGGAACAG GCTCTGGCTATTGCAATACAGGAAGCTAAGCAGCAGCATCCAGACATGCAGGTGACCAAGGCGGTTGTTGTCAGGGAAACAGAATCATCCACTGAGGATCGACACGGCGCATCAGAG TCCTGA
- the si:dkey-178k16.1 gene encoding band 4.1-like protein 1 isoform X5, producing the protein MTTETALAGELNSAMEGDAMRTNQVPEDQGDMDDSSEKTPSKASKSPQKSSKRPKTVPVKITLLDGSDYEAGVEKFARGQTLLDMVCGHLNLLERDYFGLTFQDTDNSKHWLDPSKEIKKQIRVGSWIFGFSVKFYPPDPSVLIEDITRYYLCLQLRDDILSGRLPCSFVTHALLGSYTVQAELGDYEPDEHGPDYVNDFRFAPNQTRELEERVMELHRNYRGMSPADAEVNFLENAKKLSMYGVDLHHAKDSEGIDIMLGVSANGLLIYRDRLRINRFAWPKILKISYKRSNFYIKIRPGEYEQFESTIGFKLPNHRASKRLWKVCIEHHTFFRLVSPEPPPKGFLVIGSKFRYSGRTQAQTRQASALIDRPAPQFERSVSKRYMLPRSIDGASALGYSMDQLSQRSSSERTQFMSREDLDQEGSLDLDHDQYHIQDQDQDQYTDQELDGQDQDQVQKHTWGAHISTPTRTLELKTQFLDKPEDVLQKHQASINELKRALRQPNSKMAQREKRLSSATPPGGTPERKPDTPPTPAIHEEPFNEASREPWERRLGSVSEDDQDHEILYLKETHLGIERKCSSITVSSTSSLEAEVDFTVLTDLHTGMEEFSRGMTELGERGVSPDVGLCFGMDFLQQQGPSEPPPPLVSAPLSRGASSSPPAKHTQAEDVRAEVKRSDVQPVVPKKPKRSVPVSSSVDREQSHREAGRVSAVTPLSREASDVMPTPTVRKTDVRTETQPNGSEVTTTIVEFTDQDHGITGLSEVSYSTRQSVSPVHMSSLAREASGSPILVTENVTSATTHVTKTVKGGYSETRIEKRIIITGDDDVDQEQALAIAIQEAKQQHPDMQVTKAVVVRETESSTEDRHGASES; encoded by the exons ATGACAACAGAGACGGCTTTGGCTGGGGAATTGAATAGCGCAATGGAGGGTGACGCCATGAGAACCAATCAG GTTCCTGAGGACCAGGGGGACATGGATGATAGCTCAGAGAAGACCCCCAGCAAAGCCTCCAAATCCCCCCAGAAAAGCAGCAAGCGGCCCAAGACCGTCCCTGTCAAAATCACTCTACTTGACGGCTCGGACTATGAGGCTGGAGTCGAG aaattTGCCAGGGGCCAGACCCTGCTGGACATGGTGTGTGGCCATCTGAACCTGCTGGAAAGGGACTACTTTGGCCTGACTTTCCAGGACACTGACAACTCCAAG CATTGGTTGGATCCTTCCAAAGAGATTAAGAAGCAAATTCGGG TTGGTTCCTGGATATTTGGATTTTCTGTCAAGTTCTACCCTCCAGACCCGTCTGTGCTCATTGAAGACATCACCAG GTACTACCTGTGCCTGCAGCTGAGGGACGACATCCTGTCTGGTCGTCTGCCCTGCTCGTTTGTCACCCATGCCCTTCTGGGCTCCTACACCGTTCAGGCCGAACTGGGAGACTACGAGCCAGACGAACACGGCCCAGACTACGTCAACGACTTCCGCTTTGCACCCAACCAGACACGTGAACTGGAGGAGAGAGTGATGGAGCTGCATCGTAACTACAG GGGAATGAGTCCAGCAGATGCAGAGGTGAACTTTCTAGAAAATGCCAAGAAGCTTTCAATGTATGGAGTGGACCTGCATCATGCAAAG GATTCAGAAGGAATTGACATAATGCTTGGTGTGAGCGCCAACGGTCTGCTAATCTACAGAGACCGTCTAAGGATTAACCGGTTCGCCTGGCCAAAAATCCTCAAGATCTCCTATAAGAGAAGTAACTTCTACATCAAGATCCGTCCCGGAGAG TATGAACAGTTTGAGAGCACCATAGGCTTCAAGCTGCCCAACCATCGGGCCTCGAAGCGATTGTGGAAGGTCTGCATTGAGCACCACACCTTCTTCAG GTTGGTTTCCCCAGAGCCGCCTCCCAAGGGCTTCCTGGTGATTGGCTCCAAGTTCCGCTACAGCGGGCGGACCCAAGCCCAGACCAGACAGGCCAGTGCTTTGATTGACAGGCCTGCTCCACAGTTTGAGCGGTCCGTTAGCAAGAGGTACATGCTGCCCCGAAGCATTGATGGAG CCTCAGCTCTAGGCTACAGTATGGACCAGCTGTCCCAGCGAAGCTCCAGTGAACGCACACAGTTCATGTCCAGAGAAGACCTGGACCAGGAGGGCAGCCTGGACCTGGACCACGATCAATACCACATTCAGGACCAAGACCAGGACCAGTACACAGATCAGGAGCTTGATGGTCAGGATCAAGATCAAGTTCAGAAGCATACTTGGGGTGCCCACATATCAACACCCACCAGGACTTTGGAGCTCAAG ACACAGTTTTTGGATAAGCCAGAAGATGTTCTACAAAAGCACCAGGCCAGCATCAATGAGCTGAAGAGGGCTTTGAGGCAGCCCAACAGCAAGATGGCCCAGAGGGAGAAACGCCTCTCCTCAGCTACTCCTCCTGGAGGAACCCCCGAGCGGAAACCA gacacacctccaacacctgctatTCATGAGGAACCTTTCAACGAAGCTTCA agGGAACCGTGGGAGAGACGTCTAGGCTCCGTCTCCGAGGACGACCAGGACCACGAGATCCTGTACCTGAAGGAGACCCACCTGGGCATCGAGCGCAAATGTTCCAGCATCACGGTCAGCTCTACGTCCAGCTTGGAGGCCGAAGTAGATTTCACCGTCCTCACGGACCTGCATACGGGCATGGAGGAGTTCTCCAGGGGCATGACAGAGCTGGGGGAGAGGGGTGTGTCACCTGATGTGGGTCTGTGCTTTGGCATGGACTTTCTCCAGCAGCAGGGTCCCTCTGAACCCCCTCCTCCACTGGTGTCAGCCCCTCTGTCCAGAGGAGCTAGCAGCAGCCCTCCTGCCAAACATACTCAGGCTGAAGACGTCCGAGCAGAGGTCAAACGGTCAGATGTGCAG CCTGTAGTGCCCAAAAAACCGAAGAGGTCCGTGCCGGTGTCGTCGTCAGTGGACAGAGAGCAGTCGCACAGAGAAGCCGGTCGCGTCTCCGCCGTCACACCGCTGAGCAGGGAGGCCAGTGATGTCATGCCCACACCGACGGTGAGGAAGACGGACGTCAGGACTGAGACTCAGCCCAACGGGTCAGAGGTTACCACCACCATCGTGGAGTTCACCGATCAG GATCACGGTATCACTGGTCTGAGTGAAGTTTCTTACTCTACAAGGCAGAGTGTTTCCCCT GTGCATATGAGCAGTCTTGCAAGAGAGGCGTCAGGGTCGCCCATcctcgttactgagaatgttaCCTCGGCAACCACTCACGTCACCAAG ACGGTGAAAGGAGGATATTCAGAGACCAGGATCGAGAAGAGGATCATAATCACAGGAGACGATGATGTCGATCAGGAACAG GCTCTGGCTATTGCAATACAGGAAGCTAAGCAGCAGCATCCAGACATGCAGGTGACCAAGGCGGTTGTTGTCAGGGAAACAGAATCATCCACTGAGGATCGACACGGCGCATCAGAG TCCTGA
- the si:dkey-178k16.1 gene encoding band 4.1-like protein 1 isoform X7 has product MDDSSEKTPSKASKSPQKSSKRPKTVPVKITLLDGSDYEAGVEKFARGQTLLDMVCGHLNLLERDYFGLTFQDTDNSKHWLDPSKEIKKQIRVGSWIFGFSVKFYPPDPSVLIEDITRYYLCLQLRDDILSGRLPCSFVTHALLGSYTVQAELGDYEPDEHGPDYVNDFRFAPNQTRELEERVMELHRNYRGMSPADAEVNFLENAKKLSMYGVDLHHAKDSEGIDIMLGVSANGLLIYRDRLRINRFAWPKILKISYKRSNFYIKIRPGEYEQFESTIGFKLPNHRASKRLWKVCIEHHTFFRLVSPEPPPKGFLVIGSKFRYSGRTQAQTRQASALIDRPAPQFERSVSKRYMLPRSIDGASALGYSMDQLSQRSSSERTQFMSREDLDQEGSLDLDHDQYHIQDQDQDQYTDQELDGQDQDQVQKHTWGAHISTPTRTLELKGEEEGSPVDSKPEDLATPRPKQETQFLDKPEDVLQKHQASINELKRALRQPNSKMAQREKRLSSATPPGGTPERKPDTPPTPAIHEEPFNEASREPWERRLGSVSEDDQDHEILYLKETHLGIERKCSSITVSSTSSLEAEVDFTVLTDLHTGMEEFSRGMTELGERGVSPDVGLCFGMDFLQQQGPSEPPPPLVSAPLSRGASSSPPAKHTQAEDVRAEVKRSDVQPVVPKKPKRSVPVSSSVDREQSHREAGRVSAVTPLSREASDVMPTPTVRKTDVRTETQPNGSEVTTTIVEFTDQDHGITGLSEVSYSTRQSVSPVHMSSLAREASGSPILVTENVTSATTHVTKTVKGGYSETRIEKRIIITGDDDVDQEQALAIAIQEAKQQHPDMQVTKAVVVRETESSTEDRHGASES; this is encoded by the exons ATGGATGATAGCTCAGAGAAGACCCCCAGCAAAGCCTCCAAATCCCCCCAGAAAAGCAGCAAGCGGCCCAAGACCGTCCCTGTCAAAATCACTCTACTTGACGGCTCGGACTATGAGGCTGGAGTCGAG aaattTGCCAGGGGCCAGACCCTGCTGGACATGGTGTGTGGCCATCTGAACCTGCTGGAAAGGGACTACTTTGGCCTGACTTTCCAGGACACTGACAACTCCAAG CATTGGTTGGATCCTTCCAAAGAGATTAAGAAGCAAATTCGGG TTGGTTCCTGGATATTTGGATTTTCTGTCAAGTTCTACCCTCCAGACCCGTCTGTGCTCATTGAAGACATCACCAG GTACTACCTGTGCCTGCAGCTGAGGGACGACATCCTGTCTGGTCGTCTGCCCTGCTCGTTTGTCACCCATGCCCTTCTGGGCTCCTACACCGTTCAGGCCGAACTGGGAGACTACGAGCCAGACGAACACGGCCCAGACTACGTCAACGACTTCCGCTTTGCACCCAACCAGACACGTGAACTGGAGGAGAGAGTGATGGAGCTGCATCGTAACTACAG GGGAATGAGTCCAGCAGATGCAGAGGTGAACTTTCTAGAAAATGCCAAGAAGCTTTCAATGTATGGAGTGGACCTGCATCATGCAAAG GATTCAGAAGGAATTGACATAATGCTTGGTGTGAGCGCCAACGGTCTGCTAATCTACAGAGACCGTCTAAGGATTAACCGGTTCGCCTGGCCAAAAATCCTCAAGATCTCCTATAAGAGAAGTAACTTCTACATCAAGATCCGTCCCGGAGAG TATGAACAGTTTGAGAGCACCATAGGCTTCAAGCTGCCCAACCATCGGGCCTCGAAGCGATTGTGGAAGGTCTGCATTGAGCACCACACCTTCTTCAG GTTGGTTTCCCCAGAGCCGCCTCCCAAGGGCTTCCTGGTGATTGGCTCCAAGTTCCGCTACAGCGGGCGGACCCAAGCCCAGACCAGACAGGCCAGTGCTTTGATTGACAGGCCTGCTCCACAGTTTGAGCGGTCCGTTAGCAAGAGGTACATGCTGCCCCGAAGCATTGATGGAG CCTCAGCTCTAGGCTACAGTATGGACCAGCTGTCCCAGCGAAGCTCCAGTGAACGCACACAGTTCATGTCCAGAGAAGACCTGGACCAGGAGGGCAGCCTGGACCTGGACCACGATCAATACCACATTCAGGACCAAGACCAGGACCAGTACACAGATCAGGAGCTTGATGGTCAGGATCAAGATCAAGTTCAGAAGCATACTTGGGGTGCCCACATATCAACACCCACCAGGACTTTGGAGCTCAAG GGTGAGGAGGAAGGCTCCCCTGTAGACTCAAAACCAGAG GATCTGGCTACTCCTCGGCCCAAACAGGAG ACACAGTTTTTGGATAAGCCAGAAGATGTTCTACAAAAGCACCAGGCCAGCATCAATGAGCTGAAGAGGGCTTTGAGGCAGCCCAACAGCAAGATGGCCCAGAGGGAGAAACGCCTCTCCTCAGCTACTCCTCCTGGAGGAACCCCCGAGCGGAAACCA gacacacctccaacacctgctatTCATGAGGAACCTTTCAACGAAGCTTCA agGGAACCGTGGGAGAGACGTCTAGGCTCCGTCTCCGAGGACGACCAGGACCACGAGATCCTGTACCTGAAGGAGACCCACCTGGGCATCGAGCGCAAATGTTCCAGCATCACGGTCAGCTCTACGTCCAGCTTGGAGGCCGAAGTAGATTTCACCGTCCTCACGGACCTGCATACGGGCATGGAGGAGTTCTCCAGGGGCATGACAGAGCTGGGGGAGAGGGGTGTGTCACCTGATGTGGGTCTGTGCTTTGGCATGGACTTTCTCCAGCAGCAGGGTCCCTCTGAACCCCCTCCTCCACTGGTGTCAGCCCCTCTGTCCAGAGGAGCTAGCAGCAGCCCTCCTGCCAAACATACTCAGGCTGAAGACGTCCGAGCAGAGGTCAAACGGTCAGATGTGCAG CCTGTAGTGCCCAAAAAACCGAAGAGGTCCGTGCCGGTGTCGTCGTCAGTGGACAGAGAGCAGTCGCACAGAGAAGCCGGTCGCGTCTCCGCCGTCACACCGCTGAGCAGGGAGGCCAGTGATGTCATGCCCACACCGACGGTGAGGAAGACGGACGTCAGGACTGAGACTCAGCCCAACGGGTCAGAGGTTACCACCACCATCGTGGAGTTCACCGATCAG GATCACGGTATCACTGGTCTGAGTGAAGTTTCTTACTCTACAAGGCAGAGTGTTTCCCCT GTGCATATGAGCAGTCTTGCAAGAGAGGCGTCAGGGTCGCCCATcctcgttactgagaatgttaCCTCGGCAACCACTCACGTCACCAAG ACGGTGAAAGGAGGATATTCAGAGACCAGGATCGAGAAGAGGATCATAATCACAGGAGACGATGATGTCGATCAGGAACAG GCTCTGGCTATTGCAATACAGGAAGCTAAGCAGCAGCATCCAGACATGCAGGTGACCAAGGCGGTTGTTGTCAGGGAAACAGAATCATCCACTGAGGATCGACACGGCGCATCAGAG TCCTGA
- the si:dkey-178k16.1 gene encoding band 4.1-like protein 1 isoform X3, with the protein MTTETALAGELNSAMEGDAMRTNQVPEDQGDMDDSSEKTPSKASKSPQKSSKRPKTVPVKITLLDGSDYEAGVEKFARGQTLLDMVCGHLNLLERDYFGLTFQDTDNSKHWLDPSKEIKKQIRVGSWIFGFSVKFYPPDPSVLIEDITRYYLCLQLRDDILSGRLPCSFVTHALLGSYTVQAELGDYEPDEHGPDYVNDFRFAPNQTRELEERVMELHRNYRGMSPADAEVNFLENAKKLSMYGVDLHHAKDSEGIDIMLGVSANGLLIYRDRLRINRFAWPKILKISYKRSNFYIKIRPGEYEQFESTIGFKLPNHRASKRLWKVCIEHHTFFRLVSPEPPPKGFLVIGSKFRYSGRTQAQTRQASALIDRPAPQFERSVSKRYMLPRSIDGASALGYSMDQLSQRSSSERTQFMSREDLDQEGSLDLDHDQYHIQDQDQDQYTDQELDGQDQDQVQKHTWGAHISTPTRTLELKDLATPRPKQETQFLDKPEDVLQKHQASINELKRALRQPNSKMAQREKRLSSATPPGGTPERKPDTPPTPAIHEEPFNEASREPWERRLGSVSEDDQDHEILYLKETHLGIERKCSSITVSSTSSLEAEVDFTVLTDLHTGMEEFSRGMTELGERGVSPDVGLCFGMDFLQQQGPSEPPPPLVSAPLSRGASSSPPAKHTQAEDVRAEVKRSDVQPVVPKKPKRSVPVSSSVDREQSHREAGRVSAVTPLSREASDVMPTPTVRKTDVRTETQPNGSEVTTTIVEFTDQDHGITGLSEVSYSTRQSVSPVHMSSLAREASGSPILVTENVTSATTHVTKTVKGGYSETRIEKRIIITGDDDVDQEQALAIAIQEAKQQHPDMQVTKAVVVRETESSTEDRHGASES; encoded by the exons ATGACAACAGAGACGGCTTTGGCTGGGGAATTGAATAGCGCAATGGAGGGTGACGCCATGAGAACCAATCAG GTTCCTGAGGACCAGGGGGACATGGATGATAGCTCAGAGAAGACCCCCAGCAAAGCCTCCAAATCCCCCCAGAAAAGCAGCAAGCGGCCCAAGACCGTCCCTGTCAAAATCACTCTACTTGACGGCTCGGACTATGAGGCTGGAGTCGAG aaattTGCCAGGGGCCAGACCCTGCTGGACATGGTGTGTGGCCATCTGAACCTGCTGGAAAGGGACTACTTTGGCCTGACTTTCCAGGACACTGACAACTCCAAG CATTGGTTGGATCCTTCCAAAGAGATTAAGAAGCAAATTCGGG TTGGTTCCTGGATATTTGGATTTTCTGTCAAGTTCTACCCTCCAGACCCGTCTGTGCTCATTGAAGACATCACCAG GTACTACCTGTGCCTGCAGCTGAGGGACGACATCCTGTCTGGTCGTCTGCCCTGCTCGTTTGTCACCCATGCCCTTCTGGGCTCCTACACCGTTCAGGCCGAACTGGGAGACTACGAGCCAGACGAACACGGCCCAGACTACGTCAACGACTTCCGCTTTGCACCCAACCAGACACGTGAACTGGAGGAGAGAGTGATGGAGCTGCATCGTAACTACAG GGGAATGAGTCCAGCAGATGCAGAGGTGAACTTTCTAGAAAATGCCAAGAAGCTTTCAATGTATGGAGTGGACCTGCATCATGCAAAG GATTCAGAAGGAATTGACATAATGCTTGGTGTGAGCGCCAACGGTCTGCTAATCTACAGAGACCGTCTAAGGATTAACCGGTTCGCCTGGCCAAAAATCCTCAAGATCTCCTATAAGAGAAGTAACTTCTACATCAAGATCCGTCCCGGAGAG TATGAACAGTTTGAGAGCACCATAGGCTTCAAGCTGCCCAACCATCGGGCCTCGAAGCGATTGTGGAAGGTCTGCATTGAGCACCACACCTTCTTCAG GTTGGTTTCCCCAGAGCCGCCTCCCAAGGGCTTCCTGGTGATTGGCTCCAAGTTCCGCTACAGCGGGCGGACCCAAGCCCAGACCAGACAGGCCAGTGCTTTGATTGACAGGCCTGCTCCACAGTTTGAGCGGTCCGTTAGCAAGAGGTACATGCTGCCCCGAAGCATTGATGGAG CCTCAGCTCTAGGCTACAGTATGGACCAGCTGTCCCAGCGAAGCTCCAGTGAACGCACACAGTTCATGTCCAGAGAAGACCTGGACCAGGAGGGCAGCCTGGACCTGGACCACGATCAATACCACATTCAGGACCAAGACCAGGACCAGTACACAGATCAGGAGCTTGATGGTCAGGATCAAGATCAAGTTCAGAAGCATACTTGGGGTGCCCACATATCAACACCCACCAGGACTTTGGAGCTCAAG GATCTGGCTACTCCTCGGCCCAAACAGGAG ACACAGTTTTTGGATAAGCCAGAAGATGTTCTACAAAAGCACCAGGCCAGCATCAATGAGCTGAAGAGGGCTTTGAGGCAGCCCAACAGCAAGATGGCCCAGAGGGAGAAACGCCTCTCCTCAGCTACTCCTCCTGGAGGAACCCCCGAGCGGAAACCA gacacacctccaacacctgctatTCATGAGGAACCTTTCAACGAAGCTTCA agGGAACCGTGGGAGAGACGTCTAGGCTCCGTCTCCGAGGACGACCAGGACCACGAGATCCTGTACCTGAAGGAGACCCACCTGGGCATCGAGCGCAAATGTTCCAGCATCACGGTCAGCTCTACGTCCAGCTTGGAGGCCGAAGTAGATTTCACCGTCCTCACGGACCTGCATACGGGCATGGAGGAGTTCTCCAGGGGCATGACAGAGCTGGGGGAGAGGGGTGTGTCACCTGATGTGGGTCTGTGCTTTGGCATGGACTTTCTCCAGCAGCAGGGTCCCTCTGAACCCCCTCCTCCACTGGTGTCAGCCCCTCTGTCCAGAGGAGCTAGCAGCAGCCCTCCTGCCAAACATACTCAGGCTGAAGACGTCCGAGCAGAGGTCAAACGGTCAGATGTGCAG CCTGTAGTGCCCAAAAAACCGAAGAGGTCCGTGCCGGTGTCGTCGTCAGTGGACAGAGAGCAGTCGCACAGAGAAGCCGGTCGCGTCTCCGCCGTCACACCGCTGAGCAGGGAGGCCAGTGATGTCATGCCCACACCGACGGTGAGGAAGACGGACGTCAGGACTGAGACTCAGCCCAACGGGTCAGAGGTTACCACCACCATCGTGGAGTTCACCGATCAG GATCACGGTATCACTGGTCTGAGTGAAGTTTCTTACTCTACAAGGCAGAGTGTTTCCCCT GTGCATATGAGCAGTCTTGCAAGAGAGGCGTCAGGGTCGCCCATcctcgttactgagaatgttaCCTCGGCAACCACTCACGTCACCAAG ACGGTGAAAGGAGGATATTCAGAGACCAGGATCGAGAAGAGGATCATAATCACAGGAGACGATGATGTCGATCAGGAACAG GCTCTGGCTATTGCAATACAGGAAGCTAAGCAGCAGCATCCAGACATGCAGGTGACCAAGGCGGTTGTTGTCAGGGAAACAGAATCATCCACTGAGGATCGACACGGCGCATCAGAG TCCTGA